The Methanocaldococcus jannaschii DSM 2661 genome has a segment encoding these proteins:
- a CDS encoding GTP cyclohydrolase III: MIQITVIQIDNYGPWTVTPNPRRESDLQALQSRLYADLNLMFGAHKGLVFYTRFDNLIAITNGIDLITHKRIQESIRNRYPFTVSMVIASAETPYEAQKLATETLQEYGSAQDENRKEVLDVANELVVDGYVQIAHIDINNITGTLTDIVSAYDTYLNVNKVKLALMEELLKYNALLFFIGGDNFMAPSNGMSEEDFLDIFNRINKKYKIELKAGIGIGRTAEDASNLADIGLEKIRGKLVDKNVCTLKQDDFLESKMGMGKIYHPQF; encoded by the coding sequence ATGATTCAAATAACAGTAATTCAGATAGATAATTACGGACCTTGGACAGTTACACCAAATCCAAGAAGAGAGAGCGATTTACAAGCTCTGCAGAGCAGATTATACGCTGACTTAAATTTGATGTTTGGGGCTCATAAGGGACTGGTGTTTTACACAAGATTTGATAATTTAATAGCTATAACAAATGGTATTGATTTAATTACACACAAAAGAATTCAGGAGAGTATAAGGAATAGATATCCTTTCACTGTTAGTATGGTTATTGCTTCAGCTGAAACACCTTATGAAGCTCAAAAATTAGCCACTGAAACACTTCAAGAGTATGGAAGTGCTCAGGATGAGAATAGAAAGGAAGTTTTAGATGTTGCCAATGAATTGGTTGTTGATGGCTATGTTCAAATCGCTCATATAGATATAAACAACATTACTGGGACTCTTACTGACATTGTGAGTGCCTATGACACTTATTTAAATGTGAATAAGGTTAAATTGGCTTTAATGGAAGAGCTTTTAAAATATAACGCTCTGTTGTTTTTCATAGGTGGAGATAACTTCATGGCTCCATCAAACGGAATGAGTGAAGAAGATTTCTTAGATATTTTCAACAGAATCAATAAAAAGTATAAGATTGAGCTAAAAGCAGGAATTGGAATAGGAAGAACTGCTGAAGATGCCTCAAACTTAGCAGATATTGGTTTAGAAAAAATTAGAGGAAAGTTAGTTGATAAGAATGTATGCACTTTAAAGCAGGATGACTTCTTAGAATCAAAAATGGGTATGGGAAAAATATACCATCCACAGTTTTAG
- a CDS encoding 4Fe-4S dicluster domain-containing protein: MKIEINENFCKGCDICIVVCPRGVFEKSKKLNKKGIYPPIPVNPEKCTKCNLCILQCPDQAISIELSQE, encoded by the coding sequence ATGAAGATAGAAATAAATGAAAACTTCTGTAAGGGATGTGATATATGTATTGTAGTATGTCCAAGAGGAGTATTTGAGAAATCAAAAAAGTTGAATAAAAAAGGTATCTACCCACCAATCCCAGTAAATCCTGAAAAATGCACAAAGTGCAATCTCTGTATATTACAATGCCCAGACCAAGCTATATCAATAGAACTTTCGCAGGAATAA
- a CDS encoding ATP-binding protein encodes MKFFNREKEIHEILSILEGEPNIIYFIYGPLNSGKTALIKHIIENKLSDDYKVFYINFRTYLISEKREFIEAIFTTKKDDFFEKIKDKSEVLNLITKGAKILTGIPIPEVEFDKLFEEKINDAFQYLNSILLEVKKSGKQPVLILDELQMIKDVVLNWQKYLLKELFQFLVSLTKEQHLCHVFCLSSDSLFIEYVYSAGELEGRAKYLLVDDFDKETALKFMDFLAKEILNKKLSDEDKELIYNYVGGKPVYIYSVIDEMRYRKLEDILNLMLKEETQKLKYFLKELDYIKPKVELKDEIIEIKKDDIINALKLFKENYEVSDDDIPEPVYIYLVKKNILFLNPIEGILKPQSFLIWNAIKKLLNGH; translated from the coding sequence ATGAAATTCTTCAATAGAGAAAAAGAAATTCATGAAATTCTATCAATCTTAGAGGGAGAACCAAATATAATTTATTTCATCTACGGCCCTTTAAATTCTGGTAAAACTGCTCTAATAAAACACATCATTGAAAACAAACTAAGTGATGATTATAAGGTTTTTTATATTAATTTTAGGACTTATTTAATTTCAGAAAAGAGGGAATTTATTGAAGCTATCTTTACCACTAAAAAAGATGATTTCTTTGAAAAAATAAAAGATAAATCAGAAGTTTTAAATTTGATAACAAAAGGGGCTAAGATTTTAACTGGTATTCCAATACCTGAAGTAGAGTTTGATAAATTATTTGAAGAGAAAATAAATGATGCCTTCCAATACTTAAACTCTATACTATTAGAGGTTAAAAAGAGTGGAAAACAGCCAGTGTTAATACTTGATGAACTTCAGATGATTAAAGATGTAGTTTTAAATTGGCAAAAATACTTGTTAAAAGAGTTGTTTCAGTTTTTAGTTTCTTTAACTAAAGAACAACATCTATGCCATGTTTTTTGTCTAAGTTCTGATAGCTTATTTATTGAATATGTTTATAGTGCTGGAGAGTTGGAAGGTAGAGCCAAATACCTCTTAGTGGATGACTTTGATAAAGAGACAGCTTTAAAATTTATGGATTTCTTGGCTAAAGAGATTTTAAATAAAAAACTCTCTGATGAAGATAAAGAGTTAATCTATAACTATGTAGGAGGAAAACCGGTATATATCTACAGTGTGATTGATGAGATGAGGTATAGGAAGTTAGAAGATATTCTAAATTTAATGCTTAAAGAAGAAACTCAAAAACTAAAGTATTTTTTAAAGGAGTTGGATTATATAAAACCAAAAGTAGAACTTAAAGATGAAATCATTGAGATTAAAAAGGATGATATTATAAATGCGTTAAAATTATTTAAAGAAAATTATGAAGTTAGTGATGATGATATACCAGAACCAGTTTATATTTATTTAGTTAAGAAAAATATTTTATTCCTAAATCCTATTGAAGGAATTTTAAAACCACAATCATTTTTAATCTGGAATGCTATAAAGAAATTACTGAATGGACATTAA
- a CDS encoding RNA-guided pseudouridylation complex pseudouridine synthase subunit Cbf5: MILLEKTQEKKINDKEELIVKEEVETNWDYGCNPYERKIEDLIKYGVVVVDKPRGPTSHEVSTWVKKILNLDKAGHGGTLDPKVTGVLPVALERATKTIPMWHIPPKEYVCLMHLHRDASEEDILRVFKEFTGRIYQRPPLKAAVKRRLRIRKIHELELLDKDGKDVLFRVKCQSGTYIRKLCEDIGEALGTSAHMQELRRTKSGCFEEKDAVYLQDLLDAYVFWKEDGDEEELRRVIKPMEYGLRHLKKVVVKDSAVDAICHGADVYVRGIAKLSKGIGKGETVLVETLKGEAVAVGKALMNTKEILNADKGVAVDVERVYMDRGTYPRMWKRKK, from the coding sequence GTGATTTTATTGGAAAAAACACAGGAAAAAAAGATAAATGACAAAGAGGAGCTTATAGTTAAGGAAGAGGTTGAAACAAATTGGGATTATGGCTGCAACCCTTATGAAAGAAAGATAGAGGATTTGATAAAGTACGGTGTTGTTGTAGTTGATAAACCAAGAGGTCCAACGTCTCATGAGGTTTCAACATGGGTTAAAAAGATTTTAAATTTAGATAAAGCTGGACATGGTGGGACATTAGACCCAAAGGTTACTGGTGTTTTGCCAGTGGCTTTAGAGAGAGCTACAAAAACAATACCAATGTGGCACATTCCACCTAAGGAGTATGTTTGTTTGATGCATCTACATAGAGATGCGTCTGAAGAAGATATATTGAGAGTTTTTAAAGAATTTACTGGAAGGATTTATCAGAGACCTCCATTAAAAGCAGCTGTTAAAAGAAGATTGAGAATTAGGAAGATTCATGAATTAGAGTTATTAGACAAAGATGGTAAGGATGTTTTATTTAGGGTTAAATGTCAATCTGGGACTTATATAAGGAAATTGTGTGAAGATATTGGGGAAGCGTTAGGAACATCTGCCCACATGCAAGAGCTAAGAAGGACTAAAAGTGGATGTTTTGAGGAGAAGGATGCTGTTTATTTACAAGATTTGCTTGATGCTTATGTATTTTGGAAGGAGGATGGGGATGAAGAAGAGTTAAGGAGAGTTATAAAGCCAATGGAGTATGGGTTAAGGCATTTGAAGAAGGTTGTTGTTAAGGATAGTGCTGTTGATGCTATCTGCCATGGAGCAGATGTCTATGTTAGAGGAATAGCTAAGTTGAGTAAAGGCATTGGTAAAGGAGAGACTGTCTTAGTTGAGACTTTGAAAGGGGAAGCTGTAGCTGTAGGAAAGGCTTTAATGAACACAAAAGAGATTTTAAATGCAGATAAAGGAGTTGCTGTTGATGTTGAGAGAGTTTATATGGATAGAGGGACTTATCCAAGGATGTGGAAGAGGAAGAAGTAA
- a CDS encoding AtpZ/AtpI family protein: MLRDIAFEFFIMIALGIFIGYIIAEYTDNNLWIVVFLLLGIFCAFGRLFKMIKDYEKR; encoded by the coding sequence ATGCTTAGAGATATCGCATTTGAATTTTTTATAATGATTGCCTTGGGTATTTTTATTGGTTATATCATAGCAGAATACACAGATAACAATTTATGGATAGTTGTATTTTTGTTATTAGGCATTTTTTGTGCATTTGGAAGGTTATTTAAAATGATTAAAGATTATGAAAAAAGGTGA
- a CDS encoding V4R domain-containing protein, with protein sequence MDKELLHKKIKKDIEDLINNHPPERTLGNLIPLSIFQAVRIGVLTAGCGIEAIIYNIGKDIGREVISRYVDRDNLLESFAEILKKAKIGILEVKKVEENEMILILKDCISCHNVPNVGTTLCHFEAGLIAGTLEKKLRRKVNAVETKCCGKGDEYCEFLVKIEDKLYW encoded by the coding sequence ATGGATAAAGAGCTTTTACATAAAAAAATTAAAAAAGATATTGAGGATTTAATAAACAACCATCCTCCAGAAAGAACGTTAGGGAATTTAATACCCTTATCTATATTTCAAGCAGTAAGAATAGGAGTTTTAACTGCTGGATGTGGCATTGAAGCAATAATTTACAATATTGGAAAAGATATTGGTAGAGAAGTAATTTCAAGATACGTCGATAGGGACAATTTACTCGAAAGCTTTGCAGAAATATTAAAGAAGGCAAAAATTGGCATTTTAGAAGTAAAAAAAGTTGAAGAAAATGAGATGATTCTAATTTTAAAAGACTGCATATCTTGCCATAATGTTCCAAATGTTGGAACTACCCTCTGTCATTTTGAGGCTGGACTAATAGCTGGAACTTTGGAAAAAAAGCTAAGAAGAAAAGTCAATGCTGTTGAAACAAAATGTTGTGGAAAGGGTGATGAGTACTGCGAATTTTTAGTAAAAATTGAAGATAAATTGTATTGGTGA
- the ptr1 gene encoding HTH-type transcriptional regulator Ptr1 yields the protein MLDRIDLKILRILNGNARKSFREIGRELGISEGTVRNRVKRLTEKGIITGFHASINPKNLGFEVVAILGLYIKPSKVEETLNKLKELDEIVELYQTTGEYDAVCIAILKDIESLGKFLAEKIYPLVNVNGCKVTLVLRTFKDGSKMPI from the coding sequence ATGCTTGATAGAATTGATTTAAAAATTCTAAGAATTTTAAATGGAAATGCCAGAAAATCATTTAGAGAAATTGGGAGAGAATTGGGTATTAGTGAGGGGACTGTAAGGAATAGAGTAAAAAGATTAACTGAAAAAGGAATCATAACAGGTTTTCATGCATCTATAAATCCAAAAAATTTGGGATTTGAAGTAGTTGCCATATTAGGTTTATATATTAAACCATCTAAGGTTGAAGAAACCCTCAATAAATTAAAAGAGCTTGATGAAATAGTTGAACTCTATCAAACTACTGGAGAATATGATGCCGTTTGTATAGCAATTTTAAAGGATATAGAAAGCTTAGGAAAATTTTTAGCAGAGAAGATATATCCATTAGTTAATGTTAATGGATGTAAAGTAACTCTTGTTTTGAGAACATTTAAAGATGGTAGTAAGATGCCAATATAA
- the acsB gene encoding acetyl-CoA decarbonylase/synthase complex subunit alpha/beta has protein sequence MVVGNIIEGGKTVLNLTKEILEKEDENLKVSYPGTNYNLPIIYGLLGKKIETVKDLKELINSLEIKDEETLENALDAGVVTLICAEAIEALKYAKSEKPYKEPYVGFIPDEILRGLGVPLVEGKIPAILVVIGKVGDKEKLKKLIDDIKKRNILALLVGDIVKEMDEADIEYGLDKLLVPVGNEITSAIHAANLAIRAPLIFGGIEPGKTEEIIDYLKNRVPAVVVALGELDNITLAAGAGCIKAGVPVITNNEVPVIKGALESSDIDNIVENALKMKGVKVKVVEFDIPVSVGPMNEGERVRGPDMYVELAGPKSYGFELVKVVNKAEDKVEIIGKDIDEMEEGSRNPFAIIVEVSGSNLEEDLEGVLERRIHEFLNYIEGVMHLNQRDQVWIRINKNSFNKGLRLKHIGEVVKQLFKEHFPIVEKCNVIIITDPDKVKEELEKAKEIYKKRDEKTKSIREEDVDVFYGCVMCQSFAPTHVCIITPDRPSLCGSINYLDARAAAKIDPNGPIFEIPKGECLDEKLGIYTGVNEVVRERSQGSVEEMALHSALTNPCTSCGCFEAIVFYIPEVDGFGVAHRNFRGETPFGLPFSTLAGQCSGGKQVPGFVGISISYMKSPKFLQGDGGWERVVWLPKELKERVKDAIPEELYDKIATEEDVKTTDELIKFLKEKGHPIVKKTEEEVVEEVEEEKEEVKATEEEKEGIEVGELITKLAKEGGIQIIMKNVKIVINLNVKR, from the coding sequence ATGGTCGTGGGCAATATAATAGAAGGAGGGAAAACAGTTCTAAATTTAACAAAAGAAATCTTAGAGAAAGAAGATGAGAACCTAAAAGTATCTTATCCTGGAACAAATTACAACCTACCAATTATATACGGTCTTTTAGGTAAAAAGATAGAGACAGTCAAAGACTTAAAAGAATTAATTAACTCACTTGAGATAAAAGATGAAGAAACGTTAGAAAATGCGTTAGATGCTGGAGTTGTAACATTAATATGTGCTGAAGCGATTGAGGCTTTAAAATATGCAAAGAGTGAAAAACCTTACAAAGAGCCATATGTTGGCTTTATTCCTGATGAAATTTTGAGAGGTTTAGGAGTTCCTCTCGTAGAAGGAAAAATCCCTGCAATTTTAGTAGTTATTGGAAAAGTTGGAGATAAAGAGAAGCTAAAAAAACTCATAGATGACATAAAAAAGAGAAATATTTTGGCGTTATTAGTTGGAGATATAGTTAAAGAGATGGATGAAGCTGACATTGAGTATGGTTTAGACAAACTCCTTGTTCCAGTTGGAAATGAAATAACCTCAGCAATACACGCTGCAAACTTGGCTATAAGAGCTCCATTAATATTTGGAGGAATTGAGCCTGGAAAAACAGAAGAAATTATAGACTATCTAAAAAACAGAGTTCCAGCTGTTGTTGTAGCTTTGGGAGAGTTGGATAACATAACCTTAGCCGCTGGAGCTGGATGTATAAAAGCTGGAGTCCCAGTTATAACCAACAATGAGGTTCCAGTTATTAAAGGAGCTTTAGAGAGTTCAGACATTGATAATATAGTAGAAAATGCCCTAAAAATGAAAGGCGTTAAGGTTAAGGTAGTTGAATTTGACATCCCTGTCTCTGTTGGGCCGATGAATGAGGGGGAGAGAGTTAGGGGCCCTGATATGTATGTTGAACTTGCAGGGCCGAAGAGTTATGGTTTTGAGTTGGTAAAAGTTGTAAATAAAGCAGAGGATAAGGTTGAAATTATAGGAAAAGATATTGATGAGATGGAAGAGGGTAGTAGAAACCCATTCGCTATAATTGTTGAAGTTAGTGGAAGTAATTTGGAGGAAGATTTAGAAGGAGTTTTAGAAAGAAGAATCCATGAGTTTTTAAATTACATAGAAGGAGTAATGCACCTAAACCAAAGAGACCAAGTATGGATAAGAATAAATAAAAACTCGTTTAACAAAGGTTTAAGACTAAAACACATTGGTGAAGTTGTAAAACAACTCTTTAAAGAACATTTCCCAATTGTTGAGAAGTGTAATGTAATTATTATAACAGACCCAGATAAGGTTAAAGAAGAGTTAGAGAAAGCCAAAGAGATTTACAAAAAGAGAGATGAAAAAACAAAATCCATAAGAGAGGAAGATGTTGATGTATTCTACGGCTGTGTAATGTGTCAGAGTTTTGCTCCAACTCATGTATGTATTATAACACCAGACAGACCTTCCCTCTGTGGAAGTATAAACTACTTAGATGCAAGGGCTGCTGCTAAAATAGACCCTAACGGACCGATATTCGAAATACCAAAAGGAGAATGCTTAGATGAAAAGTTAGGAATCTACACAGGTGTGAATGAGGTTGTTAGGGAGAGGTCTCAAGGAAGTGTTGAAGAGATGGCATTACATAGTGCTTTAACAAACCCATGCACATCTTGCGGATGCTTTGAGGCTATTGTCTTCTACATCCCAGAAGTTGATGGATTTGGAGTAGCCCATAGAAACTTTAGAGGAGAGACACCGTTTGGTTTGCCATTCTCTACTTTAGCTGGGCAGTGTAGTGGTGGAAAGCAGGTTCCTGGGTTCGTTGGTATTTCAATATCTTATATGAAATCCCCTAAGTTCTTACAGGGAGACGGTGGTTGGGAGAGGGTTGTTTGGTTACCGAAAGAGTTAAAAGAGAGAGTTAAAGATGCGATACCAGAAGAGTTGTATGATAAGATAGCTACAGAAGAAGACGTTAAAACAACTGATGAATTAATCAAGTTCCTAAAAGAAAAAGGACATCCAATAGTTAAAAAGACAGAGGAAGAAGTTGTTGAAGAAGTCGAAGAAGAGAAAGAAGAGGTTAAAGCTACTGAAGAGGAAAAAGAAGGCATTGAAGTTGGTGAGTTAATAACCAAGTTAGCAAAAGAGGGAGGAATCCAAATTATTATGAAGAACGTCAAGATTGTGATAAATCTCAATGTGAAAAGATAA
- the cdhA gene encoding CO dehydrogenase/acetyl-CoA synthase complex subunit alpha — protein sequence MVMGNNVEMDIKKLLTPLVKMKNANISMSIKFGEEEEEEWEPMGPTPMPKIPTLRHWDFKLLERYPPFYMPICDLCCLCTFGKCDLSRGKKGACGLNIKAQQARIVLIACCIGAACHAGHSRHLVHHLIETLGRDYPIDLGNEIEVEAPIARTVTGIKPKTLGDLEKILDYCEEQITHLLSAAHTGQEGDYLDFESKALHAGMIDDLAREAGDLAQIVAYNMPKGDEDAPLIELGFGCIDKSKPVILCIGHNVVPGSYILEYLEENSMEDEVEVCGICCTAIDITRVSDKPKVVGPLSRQLMFVRSGVADVVIVDEQCIRTDILEEVLKTGAVLIATNEKMCLGLEDVSHMDEDEIIGYLLRNRAALLLDEKKVGKVAVEVAKIVAKERKDRKTLPDLNEVVELAKQCTECGWCNRNCPNAFKVKEAMALAKQGNFKGFIDLYKRCYGCGRCEAICPRNLPIVSMTTKVGEAYYKDLKFKMRAGRGPIKDVEIRSVGAPIVFGDIPGVVALVGCSNHPNGEEEVAMIAKEFLERKYIVVATGCAAMAIGMWKDKDGKTLYEKYPGEFRAGGLVNCGSCLSNCHITGAAIKIANIFAKVPLRGNYAEVADYILNKVGAVGVAWGAMSQKAAAIATGVNRWGIPVILGPHGAKYRRLYLSNGEKFKVKDKKTGEILEIEPAPEHLIVTAENVKECICMIPKLCMRPNDTPKGRANKIYHYVDVYEKYFGRMPPDLEKFVRTEKDIPFMMKDKIMAYLEEKGWKPLEKYPQDPTILY from the coding sequence ATGGTTATGGGGAATAACGTAGAAATGGACATTAAAAAACTCCTTACACCATTAGTTAAGATGAAAAACGCAAACATATCCATGAGTATAAAGTTTGGAGAAGAAGAGGAAGAAGAATGGGAACCAATGGGACCTACTCCAATGCCAAAAATCCCTACATTAAGACACTGGGACTTTAAGCTCTTAGAGAGATATCCTCCATTCTATATGCCAATCTGTGATTTATGCTGTCTCTGTACTTTTGGAAAGTGTGATTTAAGCAGAGGGAAGAAAGGAGCTTGTGGTTTAAATATCAAAGCTCAACAGGCAAGAATTGTTTTAATTGCCTGCTGTATTGGAGCGGCATGTCATGCTGGACATAGTAGGCATTTAGTTCATCACCTAATTGAGACGTTGGGAAGAGATTATCCAATAGATTTGGGTAATGAAATAGAGGTTGAGGCACCAATAGCAAGGACAGTAACTGGTATTAAACCAAAAACACTTGGAGATTTAGAGAAAATCTTAGATTACTGTGAAGAGCAGATAACTCATTTATTATCAGCGGCACATACTGGGCAGGAAGGGGATTACTTAGATTTTGAGAGTAAAGCGTTACATGCAGGAATGATTGATGATTTAGCAAGAGAAGCAGGAGATTTGGCCCAAATAGTTGCCTACAACATGCCAAAAGGAGATGAAGATGCTCCTTTAATAGAATTAGGGTTTGGTTGCATAGACAAGAGTAAGCCAGTTATCTTGTGTATTGGGCATAACGTAGTCCCAGGTAGCTACATATTAGAGTATTTAGAAGAAAACAGTATGGAGGATGAAGTAGAGGTCTGCGGTATCTGTTGTACAGCTATAGACATCACAAGGGTTTCAGATAAACCAAAGGTTGTAGGGCCTTTATCAAGGCAGTTGATGTTTGTAAGAAGTGGGGTTGCTGATGTTGTAATTGTAGATGAGCAGTGTATTAGAACAGATATCTTAGAGGAGGTTTTAAAAACTGGAGCTGTCTTGATAGCAACAAATGAGAAGATGTGTTTGGGATTAGAGGATGTTTCCCACATGGATGAGGATGAAATTATAGGCTATTTATTGAGAAATAGGGCAGCTTTACTCTTAGATGAGAAGAAAGTTGGAAAAGTTGCTGTTGAAGTTGCTAAAATAGTTGCTAAGGAGAGAAAGGATAGAAAAACCCTACCAGATTTAAATGAAGTTGTTGAGTTGGCAAAACAATGCACTGAATGTGGATGGTGCAACAGAAACTGTCCAAATGCATTTAAAGTTAAGGAAGCAATGGCTTTAGCAAAACAGGGTAATTTTAAAGGATTCATTGATTTGTATAAGAGATGTTATGGCTGTGGAAGATGTGAAGCTATCTGTCCAAGGAATTTGCCAATAGTTAGCATGACTACAAAGGTTGGAGAGGCATACTATAAAGACTTAAAGTTCAAGATGAGGGCTGGAAGAGGGCCTATAAAAGATGTTGAAATTAGAAGTGTTGGAGCTCCAATTGTATTTGGAGATATTCCTGGAGTTGTTGCTTTAGTTGGATGTTCAAACCATCCAAATGGTGAGGAAGAAGTAGCGATGATTGCAAAGGAGTTCTTGGAGAGGAAGTATATAGTTGTAGCAACTGGTTGTGCAGCAATGGCAATTGGAATGTGGAAAGATAAAGATGGAAAAACATTATATGAGAAGTATCCAGGTGAATTTAGGGCTGGAGGTCTTGTAAATTGTGGTTCTTGTCTCTCAAACTGCCACATTACTGGAGCTGCTATAAAAATTGCCAACATCTTTGCCAAAGTTCCGTTGAGAGGAAACTATGCTGAAGTTGCAGATTACATACTAAACAAAGTTGGAGCTGTTGGTGTTGCATGGGGTGCTATGAGTCAAAAGGCTGCTGCAATTGCTACTGGAGTCAATAGATGGGGAATCCCTGTTATTTTAGGCCCTCATGGAGCTAAGTATAGAAGGCTGTATTTAAGCAATGGAGAGAAATTCAAAGTTAAAGATAAAAAAACAGGAGAAATTTTGGAGATAGAGCCAGCTCCAGAGCATTTGATTGTAACTGCTGAGAATGTTAAAGAATGCATCTGCATGATTCCAAAGCTATGTATGAGGCCAAACGATACTCCAAAAGGTAGAGCCAATAAGATTTACCACTACGTTGATGTCTATGAAAAATACTTTGGAAGAATGCCTCCAGATTTAGAGAAATTCGTTAGAACTGAAAAAGACATCCCATTTATGATGAAAGATAAGATAATGGCATACTTAGAAGAAAAAGGATGGAAGCCATTGGAGAAATATCCACAAGACCCAACAATATTGTATTAA
- the cdhB gene encoding CO dehydrogenase/acetyl-CoA synthase complex subunit epsilon: MDERFIAYIPTAGSNVAHAEITSPTLVKMMIRRAKKPILILGENLEENEKELISKLIEKFNLKTIKTPEEMNLMAIMKYLASSDYDLALFTGITYYYLAQAATHLKQFSNVVTISIDKYYQPNTLYSFPNLSKEEYLDYLRKLLEG, from the coding sequence ATGGATGAGAGATTTATTGCCTATATCCCAACAGCTGGGAGCAATGTAGCACATGCTGAAATAACATCTCCAACACTTGTTAAGATGATGATTAGAAGGGCTAAAAAACCAATCTTAATATTGGGAGAGAATTTGGAGGAAAATGAGAAAGAGCTAATCAGCAAATTAATTGAGAAATTTAACTTAAAAACAATAAAAACACCGGAAGAAATGAATTTAATGGCTATAATGAAATATTTGGCAAGTAGTGATTATGATTTAGCCCTATTCACTGGAATAACTTACTATTACTTAGCTCAGGCAGCAACTCATCTAAAACAGTTCTCAAATGTGGTAACAATATCAATAGACAAATATTATCAGCCAAATACCCTTTATTCATTCCCAAATCTCAGCAAGGAAGAATATTTAGACTATTTGAGGAAGTTATTGGAGGGGTAG
- a CDS encoding 4Fe-4S dicluster domain-containing protein, with product MNPKIIVLNPEKCTKCYDCINICKEIHGESRVRKVDGIPIFCMQCENAPCKEICPVDAIYLKDGIPIVDKERCIACGMCAIACPIGAIFIKNRVAHKCTLCLDVDRITPACVEACKDKALLLVSEETLDMMKEEKRKKILKILREEAKENL from the coding sequence ATGAACCCAAAAATTATCGTCTTAAATCCAGAAAAATGCACCAAATGCTATGACTGTATAAACATCTGTAAAGAGATTCATGGAGAGAGTAGAGTAAGGAAGGTTGATGGCATTCCAATATTTTGCATGCAGTGTGAAAACGCTCCCTGTAAAGAGATTTGTCCTGTTGATGCAATCTATCTAAAAGATGGCATTCCAATTGTAGATAAGGAGAGATGTATTGCTTGTGGAATGTGTGCAATTGCCTGCCCAATAGGAGCAATATTTATAAAAAACAGGGTTGCTCATAAATGCACCCTCTGCTTGGATGTTGATAGAATAACTCCAGCCTGTGTAGAGGCTTGTAAGGACAAAGCCCTCTTATTAGTATCAGAAGAAACACTTGACATGATGAAAGAAGAGAAAAGAAAAAAAATACTTAAAATTTTGAGAGAAGAAGCTAAAGAAAACCTATAA